GCCAGTATCTCCGGTGTCATCATCTGCTGAAAATCCTGTTTCTGCGCTTCCTCCGCACATACTGCCATACTGCTCCCAAGCAAAAGTGCAAGTGCAAACACAAACCCTGTAAACTTTTTGTTCATACTTATTCTCCCTTCCCATCCGGTGTACGTGTTTCACGGTTCCAATTTCATTATAGCACGTTATCGGGCTGAAATCATCCTCCCTGCACTTTCTTTTTGGTTTTTACATCAATTCCGGCGCTCTTATCTCTCCACAATGCGATAGCCCAGCTTCACTTCTCTGGCGGCAGCTTCTTTCTGCCCCAGAATTTCCATCAACATCCGCACCGCCAGTTCTCCGCTCCTTTCATAAGAATAGTGAACGGTAATCAGCGGAGGCACCGTCACTCTGGCACTGTCAGAGTCACCCTGTCCGGCTACCAATATCTGCTCCGGTACACTGATCCTGTGTTCCTGCAAATACTGCATGGCGCCACAGGCCATCGCATCTGTGGCACAGATCAGTCCGTCCAGCTCTCTGTGATCTCTCAATAATTCTCCTGTTTTCATATAACCGGAAGCAACAGCAAAGTCTGCCTGTATGTAATTATTTCCCAGCTCCTCGTGTCCCATATCACGCACCGCATCACAAAATCCCCGGTGTCGTTCGGCGCCCACCGCTCTGTCCTGTTCGATCGCACCAATATACCCGAGGTTTCTTCTTCCTTTTTCTAAAAGCAGCCGCGTGAGATCATAGGTTGCATGATAATCATCATGAAATACACAGCCATAACCGGCAAGCTGCTGTCCCACGATCACCACCGGCACAGAAAACTTTTTCAGTTGCTTTTTATAGCCAGGTGTAAACACTGTCGCTGACAAAATCACACCATCTACCTGTCTGCTGTCGAATGCTGCCAGATATTCCAGTTCTTTCTGCGGATCATTCTGTGCAACAGCCAATAACATCCGGTACCCCTGGTCATTCAAAACATTGAGAATGCCTTCCACAACTCTCCCGATCGACGCAGAGGCAATTTTCGGCACGATCACACCGATCATTCCGGTCTTCTTGGTCCTCAGCATTTGCGCCTGCAGAGAAGGACGATACCCCGTTTCCTCCACTACCCGCCGGATCGCTTCACGCTTTTCATCCGAAATATATCCATTGTTAAAATAGCGCGAGACGGCCGCCCTGGACACCCCGGCCATCTCCGCTATTTCCCCGATATTCATACATCTACACTCCCACTGCTAAAGGTCTTTCTTTTACGCTCCCGCATACAGAAAAGGGGCGATCTTTTCCCGGATACATTCATCGTTGGAATCGTATCTAAGTGGAAGAGGTTTTGAGAAATCCAGCGCCAACACACCCAATATGGATTTTGCATCAACGATCCTCTTGCCGGAACCCAGATCAAAGTTTGTGTCAAATTTGTCAATAATGTTCACGAACTGCCTGATCTGATCAACACTGTGAAACTTAACATTTACCTGCTGCATGTCATCTTCCTTTCCTCAGACCGCAAATCGGTATCCGTCTGTAACCGATTTACTTTTCTGAACCTTTTGTGTTTTCGATTTCACTATGACAGTTATCATATACCCATTATTTTCCTTTGTAAATAGGCATTTTTCATAGTCTTTAAAAATATTTTTTGTGAAATTTGTTGAAATCGATTTCACAAAAACATACACATTTATATTCCTTCGTTACAGCTGTACCAGCTTCGTCGCAACCGTATCCCGGAATGCTTTGTCGTGCTCCACAAAGATCATTGTCGGTGAAAATTCCCTGATCAGCCGTTCGATCTGCATTCGCGAATAAATATCGATAAAATTTAACGGCTCATCCCACACATACAGATGCGCCTGCTCACACAGGCTCCTGGCAATCAATACTTTTTTCTTCTGCCCTGCGGAAAACTCCTTCATATCTTTTTCAAATTGCGTGCGTTCGAAATCCAGTTTGCGCAAAACTGTCTTCAGCAAACTTTCATCAAGCCTGTTTTCCTCTGCAAACACCGTCAGTGTTCCCTGCAGATAAGAGGTGTCCTGGGGCACATAAGAGATGACAAGGCCGGAACCCGCCTTCAGACTCCCTCTGAACTCTGCCGCTTCCCCTGTCAAAAGTTTCAGCAGGCTGCTCTTGCCGCTGCCATTTTTCCCATCCAGTGCGATCCGATCCCCTCTGCGCACGGTAAATGTAACCGGATCACAGACTTCACGTTCCCCATAACAGACAGAAACCTCCGAAAAAGAGACGAGCGTATCGGCATGATAAGAGAGCGGACAGAGTTTCAGATCCACGGCCGTTTCCACGTTTTTCAGGAGCGCTGACTTTTGCCTGACCGCTTCCTCCTGTCTCGCCTCTATCACTTTTGACCGCTTCATCATCTTAGCGGCTTTGTGGCCTACATACCCTTTATCGGCCGCTCCGATCTTCGACGCTTCCACCTGCTCCGACCAGCCGGCCGACCGTCTGGACGACTGCTTTAAACGGCGGATGTCTTTTTGCAGACGGATATTTTCTGCTGCTTCATACTGCTGCTGTCGTTCAAAATCTGTGAGCCACGACGAGAAGTCGCCGCCTCGCACCACAATGTCAGCCCTGTTCAGCGACAGAATATGGTCGACACAGCCATCCAGAAAACAACGGTCGTGAGAAACGAGTATAAATCCTTTTTTCTTTTTTAAATATGCTGAAACCATTTGTCTCGCCCTGATGTCCAGGTGATTGGTAGGCTCATCGATCAGCAGATAATGCCCTTCGTTCAAAAAAAGAGACGCAAGCAAAACTTTCGTCTGCTCTCCGTTGGAAAGTGTCTCAAAAGGCCGCCACAAAGTCTCCTCGTCTACCTCAAGGCAGGACAATTCACGCATCAGTTCCCATTCCTGCGCCAATGGGCAGATCTCCTGAAGAACCTCAACTGTCAACCGGCTTTGATCGTTCACCTGATAAGGAAAATAGTCAAATTCTGACGAACAGGTGATCGTTCCACCATACTCATATTTTCCCAGTAATAAATTCAGGAAAGTCGTTTTCCCTCTGCCGTTCCTTCCCACAAACCCCAGTTTCCAATCTGTATCGATCTGAAAACTGACATCTTCGAAAACATTATCATAACTTGTCGGATATGAAAAAGTAAGGCCGTCTACTTTGATCATTGACATACACAAATCCCTCCTTAACAAAAAAAGAACCCCGCCCCGTGATTTCGCATACAGGCGCATCGCACAGCAGTCATTCCCACAAGACAAAATAAGCCGCAGGAAAATTAATCCCTGCGGCTCTTCATAGCATAACAACGCTGCCTTAGAAGCAGCGGTCAGACAATATGGCCATGGACAGATTAACAACTTTCCTGCAAACGAATACGGCTATGCCACAGTCTCCGGGCACCGCCATATATTCTAAAATTATCTGCAAGAAAAGTTAATCATCTCTCCACCTCTTTCTCTCTATAACTTTTTGTAGTATAATACACAACTTCAGATAATGCAAGTGATTTCCGCTAAATATTTTACTTATTAAATTGCTCCCATCAGTGCATATACGATCGTTCCCACGACGCCGCTGCCTAAAATGATCGTGATGGCATTTGTCTTAAACTTCCGCAGCAGAAACAGCGCCACGATAAAGATCGCCAGCTCCACGATCCTAACATCCGCCAATATGATCTCATCAATCTCCGCCTCAAACAACCCCAGCATTAATATGGAGGCGCCCGCCGAGGCGATCAATGCCACCACCGCAGGCCTCATGGCCCCGAGAACAACCTGTACCCCGCTCACCGTCCGATACTTATAATAAAAATGTGCCAGGATCAGGCAAATGCAAAACGACGGGATAATACAGCCGATCGTACAGAGCAGCACTCCGGGAATACCCGAAATCCGCATGCCTACAAATGTCGCCGAATTGATAGAAATCGGTCCCGGCGTCATCTCGGCCACCGTGATCAGATCGGAAAATTCCTCCATTGTCAGCAGCCCGTGAATGTTTACAATCTGCTCCTGAATGAGTGGGATCGCCGCATAGCCTCCGCCCACGCTGAACAGGCCGACCTGAATAAAAGCGAAGAACAGTTTTATCAATAACATTTATGCCACCATTCCTTTCTTTTTTCTGAGTGTAAACAGCAGGTCAATCAGTCCGATTCCCAGACAGGTCAGTATCACAATCATTGCGCTGACATCCAGAATATAGGTTGCAATAAATGCAACGATCATCATCATAATATATAAGACTCTCTTTGTCTTTAACACATTCCCCGCCAGATTGATCACGACATCAAAGATAACTGCCGCTACACCGGCCCGCATGACCTGCAGTGCCACGGCAATATAAGGATTCGTGCGGAACTGGTCATAAAAAAGCGAAATAATGGAAATGATTACCATCGGCGGTAATATTGTGCCCAGAATGGCTGTCAGGGAACCGATCACACCGGCGATGCGGTAGCCGATGATGACCGAGGCATTGACCGGCAATGGCCCGGGAGCAGATTGTGTGATTGCTGTCACATCAAGCATTTCCTCCTCTTCCAGCCATTTTAATTCTTCAACATATTTCTTTTTCATCAGAGAAACAATGACAAATCCCCCGCCAAACGTGCAGGCGCTCAAAATAAACATAGATCGGAACAGTGTCCATAGTTTACCGTAATCCTTTTTCATGATAACCTCCGTCAGATTTTTTCTATCTAGTTTCTCCCACAGACGGTTATTTTATTTTTAGAGAGTTTTGTCGAAAAAATCAAGCAGACTGATCTGTCTGTCCCGCAAAGACTTCACCTCTCTGTTTAAGACCCTGTCATCCGCCCTGATCGTTCCACACAGCAGCGGAGAATTTTCGTCGTATACGCTAATCGTTTTTCTCACCCTTTCATCGCTGTCATTGGCATAACAATATTTACAGCCGTTGAGGCATGTATGGTATGCGCCCACATCCACGCTCTCAAGACACCGGCAGCTTTCTCTCTGGTTTTTATCTTTTCTTCCTTTCAGTTTGCAGCCCGCCAGGCGTTCGATCAATTTCTGGTCAATGCAGCTTCCATGTTCAATGCCAACGCTGTGCAAATCGATCTGTTCTGCACAGCTCTCGATCGTCAGATGACGGCCTGCAGCGATCTGTGCCATCTCTCCCGCCAGAGCAGTCATATTTTCCGCTGTCATCGCTGCGCTGTCAAACCCGTTCAGGTTGCGGCGTGTTTTTGCATACAGGTCAAGAAAGCTGATCACCACCCGCTCGGTGTAGTCAGCCAGATGTCCGGCAATTCGCTCAAATGCCTTCAGATGATATGCCATTGTATACCGCTCGTCAAATAGTATGGGATCATAACGCCAGATTACCCTCTCCCTGCCGATTTTCTCGGACAATGTCCGGAACGTGGAGAGCAATTCCCCTCTTTTATCGGGAAGGCCCGGTTCCAGTTCTCTGCCATATCCTGTGAGCGTAAACTGAAAATAATAGGTGTAATCCTCCAGATACTCCAGATACTTTATCATATCGGCCGGATTTTTTGTCCAAAACACAATGCAATCGACAACTTCCGGGGATAAGGAAATCCGGCTGACCTGCCGTGTATTCCAAGGGTTTCTCACACAGAGAAAACCTTCCCTCAGCCGGTTTAGAAACCACCGGGAATAGTAGTTTGGTATATCTGTCCTTCTGCTTGCGCTTAAAATCATACGGTATCCTCCAGGATCTTTTCAGTCGCCGCCAATGAGTTCTGTCTTTCTCAGTTCTCTGTCTGCCAGATCATAATGTCTGTCAATCGCCGCCTCAACACCGGCTCTTGAGCCCTGCGCCAACGCGGAAACCATCGCCATATGTGACTGATGTAATTCACGCTTAACTTCCGGCGGCGCCTCTCTGAGTACCCTTTCGATCCAGTGCTGATAAATGTCAACGACCGCCTCGGAAATGCAGAGCCATAATTGATTTTCCGTTGCCAAGATCAGCCTGTAATGAAACTTGCGGTCTGCCTCGATCTGTTCTTCCAGAGACTGATAATCTGTGTCCACTGCAAGAATTTCTTCAATCCGCCCACGCCATCTCTCCATACTTCCTCTTTCTATGATCGTATTGCAGATCGCCTTCTCCATGTCACGCCGAAACTGAATGACTTCCTCCTTACGGATCTGTCTCAGCAAGAGCATCATCTCGATCATTCCTGAGACTGTTTTGGACGGATTCCCTGCGATATAATTTCCGGAGCCCTGCCTGCATATCAGTATACCCATACTCTCCAATATCCGCAGCGCTTCCCTCGTCGATCCGCGTCCAACCGATAACAGCTCCGCCAGGTTTCTTTCTGTGGGAATTTTTGAGCCAATCTCCAGTTCCCCTGTTTTCACTAGTTCGCAAAGGTACGCAATCACCTTTTGATATTCTCTCTCTTCCATTACTTTCACACATTCTTTCATCACATAAATCCGGCAAAAATATTGGCTCCAATCACTGTGAGAATACCGGAGACAACGATCGAAAGACTGCTCATCGCGCCCTCTGCCTCACCCAGTTCCATTGCCTTTGCCGTCCCGATCGCATGAGAAGAAGTGCCAATCGCA
The sequence above is a segment of the Lachnospiraceae bacterium JLR.KK008 genome. Coding sequences within it:
- a CDS encoding GntR family transcriptional regulator, with amino-acid sequence MKECVKVMEEREYQKVIAYLCELVKTGELEIGSKIPTERNLAELLSVGRGSTREALRILESMGILICRQGSGNYIAGNPSKTVSGMIEMMLLLRQIRKEEVIQFRRDMEKAICNTIIERGSMERWRGRIEEILAVDTDYQSLEEQIEADRKFHYRLILATENQLWLCISEAVVDIYQHWIERVLREAPPEVKRELHQSHMAMVSALAQGSRAGVEAAIDRHYDLADRELRKTELIGGD
- a CDS encoding chromate transporter, with translation MKKDYGKLWTLFRSMFILSACTFGGGFVIVSLMKKKYVEELKWLEEEEMLDVTAITQSAPGPLPVNASVIIGYRIAGVIGSLTAILGTILPPMVIISIISLFYDQFRTNPYIAVALQVMRAGVAAVIFDVVINLAGNVLKTKRVLYIMMMIVAFIATYILDVSAMIVILTCLGIGLIDLLFTLRKKKGMVA
- the abc-f gene encoding ABC-F type ribosomal protection protein, encoding MSMIKVDGLTFSYPTSYDNVFEDVSFQIDTDWKLGFVGRNGRGKTTFLNLLLGKYEYGGTITCSSEFDYFPYQVNDQSRLTVEVLQEICPLAQEWELMRELSCLEVDEETLWRPFETLSNGEQTKVLLASLFLNEGHYLLIDEPTNHLDIRARQMVSAYLKKKKGFILVSHDRCFLDGCVDHILSLNRADIVVRGGDFSSWLTDFERQQQYEAAENIRLQKDIRRLKQSSRRSAGWSEQVEASKIGAADKGYVGHKAAKMMKRSKVIEARQEEAVRQKSALLKNVETAVDLKLCPLSYHADTLVSFSEVSVCYGEREVCDPVTFTVRRGDRIALDGKNGSGKSSLLKLLTGEAAEFRGSLKAGSGLVISYVPQDTSYLQGTLTVFAEENRLDESLLKTVLRKLDFERTQFEKDMKEFSAGQKKKVLIARSLCEQAHLYVWDEPLNFIDIYSRMQIERLIREFSPTMIFVEHDKAFRDTVATKLVQL
- a CDS encoding HPr family phosphocarrier protein; this encodes MQQVNVKFHSVDQIRQFVNIIDKFDTNFDLGSGKRIVDAKSILGVLALDFSKPLPLRYDSNDECIREKIAPFLYAGA
- a CDS encoding LacI family DNA-binding transcriptional regulator: MNIGEIAEMAGVSRAAVSRYFNNGYISDEKREAIRRVVEETGYRPSLQAQMLRTKKTGMIGVIVPKIASASIGRVVEGILNVLNDQGYRMLLAVAQNDPQKELEYLAAFDSRQVDGVILSATVFTPGYKKQLKKFSVPVVIVGQQLAGYGCVFHDDYHATYDLTRLLLEKGRRNLGYIGAIEQDRAVGAERHRGFCDAVRDMGHEELGNNYIQADFAVASGYMKTGELLRDHRELDGLICATDAMACGAMQYLQEHRISVPEQILVAGQGDSDSARVTVPPLITVHYSYERSGELAVRMLMEILGQKEAAAREVKLGYRIVER
- a CDS encoding chromate transporter, with the protein product MLLIKLFFAFIQVGLFSVGGGYAAIPLIQEQIVNIHGLLTMEEFSDLITVAEMTPGPISINSATFVGMRISGIPGVLLCTIGCIIPSFCICLILAHFYYKYRTVSGVQVVLGAMRPAVVALIASAGASILMLGLFEAEIDEIILADVRIVELAIFIVALFLLRKFKTNAITIILGSGVVGTIVYALMGAI
- a CDS encoding DUF1848 domain-containing protein — translated: MILSASRRTDIPNYYSRWFLNRLREGFLCVRNPWNTRQVSRISLSPEVVDCIVFWTKNPADMIKYLEYLEDYTYYFQFTLTGYGRELEPGLPDKRGELLSTFRTLSEKIGRERVIWRYDPILFDERYTMAYHLKAFERIAGHLADYTERVVISFLDLYAKTRRNLNGFDSAAMTAENMTALAGEMAQIAAGRHLTIESCAEQIDLHSVGIEHGSCIDQKLIERLAGCKLKGRKDKNQRESCRCLESVDVGAYHTCLNGCKYCYANDSDERVRKTISVYDENSPLLCGTIRADDRVLNREVKSLRDRQISLLDFFDKTL